The Chaetodon trifascialis isolate fChaTrf1 chromosome 17, fChaTrf1.hap1, whole genome shotgun sequence genome has a segment encoding these proteins:
- the snrnp40 gene encoding U5 small nuclear ribonucleoprotein 40 kDa protein — MIEPKKRAADMAVVPAAVKRPRTELVAAAQSQQLVAMGPPRSSSLQAPIMLMSGHEGEVYCCKFHPNGATLASSGFDRLILMWNVYGDCDNYATLKGHSGAVMELHYNTDGSMLFSASTDKTVGVWDSETGERVKRLKGHTSFVNTCYPARRGPQLICTGSDDGTVKLWDIRKKGAIHTFQNTYQVLAVTFNDTSDQILSGGIDNDIKVWDLRQNKLIYNMHGHGDSVTGLSLSSEGSYLLSNSMDNTVRIWDVRPFAPKERCVKIFQGNVHNFEKNLLRCSWSTDGSKIAAGSADRFVYIWDTTSRRILYKLPGHAGSVNEVAFHPEEPIVLSGSSDKRLYMGEIQ, encoded by the exons ATGATTGAACCTAAGAAGAGAGCGGCGGACATGGCGGTGGTTCCCGCCGCCGTGAAGCGGCCCCGGACGGAGCTGGTGGCGGCGGCACAGTCTCAGCAACTCGTGGCCATG GGCCCCCCGCGCAGCTCCAGCCTGCAGGCCCCCATTATGCTGATGTCTGGCCACGAGGGCGAAGTCTACTGCTGCAAGTTTCACCCCAACGGAGCCACACTGGCCTCCTCGGGATTTGACAGGCTCATAC tgatgtggaATGTGTATGGAGACTGTGACAATTATGCCACTCTGAAGGGCCACAGTGGAGCAGTGATGGAGCTGCACTACAACACAGATGGCAG CATGCTGTTTTCAGCGAGCACAGACAAGACCGTCGGTGTGTGGGACAGTGAAACGGGCGAGAGGGTTAAGCGCCTGAAAGGCCACACCTCCTTCGTTAACACCTGCTACCCAGCCCGCCGAGGGCCTCAGCTCATCTGCACCGGCAGCGATGATGGGACAGTCAAG CTGTGGGACATTCGTAAGAAAGGGGCGATCCACACTTTCCAGAACACCTACCAGGTGCTGGCTGTGACATTCAATGACACCAGCGACCAGATCCTGTCAGGAGGCATCGACAATGACATCAAG gtGTGGGACCTGAGGCAGAACAAGCTCATTTACAATATGCACGGCCATGGTGACTCAGTGACTGGACTCAGCTTGAGCTCTGAGGGATCTTACCTTCTCTCAAACTCCATGGACAACACAG TGCGTATTTGGGATGTTCGGCCTTTCGCACCCAAGGAGAGATGTGTGAAAATTTTCCAAGGCAACGTTCACAACTTTGAAAAG AATTTGCTGAGGTGCTCCTGGTCTACTGACGGCAGTAAGATAGCTGCAGGCTCGGCTGACAG ATTCGTGTACATCTGGGACACCACATCACGTAGGATCCTGTACAAGCTGCCGGGCCACGCCGGCTCTGTCAATGAAGTGGCCTTCCACCCAGAGGAGCCTATTG TGCTGTCTGGCTCCAGTGATAAACGACTCTACATGGGAGAAATTCAGtag
- the nkain1 gene encoding sodium/potassium-transporting ATPase subunit beta-1-interacting protein 1: MGKCEGRCTLLVICSLQLVAALQRQVFDFLGYQWAPILANFLHIMAVILGMFGTVQFRFRYLIFYAVWLVLWVGWNSFIICFYLEVGNLSQDRDFLMTFNTSLHRSWWMEHGPGCLVTPVLDSHMAPDDHHVITVSGCLLDYQYIEVLSSAIQILLALFGFVYACYVSKVFQDDEDSFDFIGGFDSYGYQPPQKSSHLQLQPLYTAG; the protein is encoded by the exons ATGGGGAAGTGCGAGGGGAGATGCACGCTGCTTGTGATATGCTCACTGCAGTtg GTGGCAGCCCTTCAGAGGCAGGTGTTTGATTTCCTGGGCTACCAATGGGCTCCAATCTTGGCCAACTTCCTGCACATTATGGCCGTCATCCTGGGCATGTTCGGCACCGTGCAGTTTCGCTTCAGATACCTCATCTTT TATGCAGTATGGCTGGTCCTTTGGGTGGGTTGGAACTCATTCATTATCTGCTTCTACCTGGAGGTTGGAAACCTGTCTCAG gacaGGGACTTTCTCATGACGTTCAACACATCCCTTCATCGCTCGTGGTGGATGGAACATGGTCCTGGTTGCCTGGTAACGCCGGTGCTAGACTCTCACATGGCCCCTGATGACCACCATGTCATCACCGTGTCTGGGTGTCTCCTTGACTACCAGTACATAGAGGTGTTGAGTTCAGCTATTCAGATCCTATTGGCT CTCTTTGGCTTTGTGTACGCCTGCTACGTGAGCAAAGTCTTCCAGGATGACGAGGACAGCT TTGATTTCATTGGTGGCTTTGACTCATATGGCTACCAGCCTCCTCAGAAGTCCtctcatctgcagctgcagcctctttACAC GGCTGGTTAA